Proteins co-encoded in one Paracoccus aestuarii genomic window:
- the xdhC gene encoding xanthine dehydrogenase accessory protein XdhC translates to MIRVRVISARGSTPREAGAEMIVTPDATQGTIGGGQLEYMAIDRARQMLARGEAEARMDIPLGPEIGQCCGGRVVLSLDRQAATPQDHPDVLIFGAGHVGRVLSALLQHLPVNALLIDSRAEELARASGPTLLTPLPEAQIRAARPGTAVIILTHDHALDFLLAAEALVRPDLAYIGMIGSATKRAQFTRFARDRGLDPAPLTCPIGAGLSRDKRPEIIATFTAAELMARLTASSLKKYPCDS, encoded by the coding sequence ATGATCCGCGTCCGGGTCATATCCGCGCGCGGATCGACCCCGCGCGAGGCGGGGGCCGAGATGATCGTGACGCCGGATGCGACGCAGGGCACGATCGGCGGCGGCCAGTTGGAATACATGGCCATCGACCGCGCCCGCCAGATGCTGGCGCGCGGCGAGGCCGAGGCGCGCATGGACATCCCCCTCGGCCCCGAGATCGGGCAATGCTGCGGCGGCCGCGTGGTCCTGTCCCTCGACCGCCAGGCTGCGACCCCGCAGGATCACCCCGATGTGCTGATCTTCGGCGCGGGCCATGTGGGGCGCGTGCTCTCGGCGCTTCTCCAGCACCTGCCGGTCAACGCCCTGCTGATCGACAGCCGCGCCGAGGAGCTGGCCCGCGCCAGCGGCCCCACGCTGCTGACGCCCTTGCCCGAGGCGCAGATCCGCGCCGCCCGCCCCGGCACGGCCGTCATCATCCTGACCCATGACCACGCGCTGGACTTTCTGCTGGCCGCCGAGGCGCTGGTCCGCCCCGACCTCGCCTATATCGGCATGATCGGCAGCGCCACGAAGCGCGCGCAATTCACCCGCTTTGCCCGCGACCGCGGCCTCGACCCGGCGCCCCTGACCTGTCCCATCGGCGCCGGCCTCTCGCGCGACAAGCGCCCCGAGATCATCGCCACCTTCACCGCCGCCGAACTGATGGCGCGCCTCACCGCTTCTTCGTTGAAAAAATACCCATGCGACAGCTGA